Proteins encoded within one genomic window of Flavobacterium sp. NG2:
- a CDS encoding T9SS type A sorting domain-containing protein, whose protein sequence is MKYLLLLFSFSFYGQVLHHQMLSSQGVTKKLSNGLTISQTIGQQSVIGNSNNDFVVMQGFQQNLWGHYIASNVKTEIIVRTYPNPFTDFVHFQFSKNINSDISVYFFNISGHLVHQYKSTLNGTIVTIDLSKVPSSEYLVQIRTAEITYYTKIIKI, encoded by the coding sequence ATGAAGTATTTACTACTGCTTTTTTCATTTTCATTTTACGGACAAGTATTGCATCATCAAATGCTTTCTTCTCAAGGTGTGACCAAGAAATTATCTAATGGTCTTACTATAAGTCAGACCATCGGTCAGCAAAGTGTCATAGGTAATTCAAACAATGATTTTGTTGTTATGCAAGGATTTCAGCAAAACCTTTGGGGGCATTATATAGCTTCTAATGTTAAAACTGAAATTATTGTGAGAACCTATCCTAATCCATTTACAGATTTTGTTCATTTTCAATTTTCAAAAAACATTAATAGTGATATTTCTGTTTACTTTTTCAATATAAGTGGTCATTTGGTACATCAATATAAAAGTACACTAAATGGTACTATTGTAACTATTGATTTATCTAAAGTACCAAGCTCAGAATATTTAGTCCAAATTAGAACCGCTGAAATTACTTATTATACTAAAATTATTAAAATATGA
- a CDS encoding AraC family transcriptional regulator, which translates to MFLNSIYIIAGLIGFIISAILLNNHKTNPIMNLYMVLLIFIISCRFFTFGVVNLIDDKDVITLYIKYSNLASLVIPFSYLYFKKLVTNNKPFEKEELYHFIFPIGYFFITLKVSNFISPRYPIKIIMFLFFLAFLLTYIILSYHLLKKNIWSRKEENKTINKQYINTYNWSLFLFIALILASTRLSISLFIETSENSPSKGLSYQWISSLIWIAILVKILITPEILYGYKLLNEKLKENRNSNLKFNEIWQLQAAFDINNTQHLILKEKINDNLQFYFEEIERISVQHNFFRDSKLTLSDLATELRIPKSHLSYLFKYHSTVSFSEYKKVIRIQDAINLIENGYLKNNTLDSLSKKVGFTSYNPFFTSFKETTGMAPLEYMNKINSIV; encoded by the coding sequence ATGTTTCTAAACTCAATTTATATTATAGCAGGATTAATTGGATTTATCATTAGTGCGATTTTACTCAATAATCATAAAACAAATCCCATAATGAATTTGTATATGGTTTTATTGATTTTTATTATCTCTTGTCGTTTTTTCACCTTTGGAGTAGTCAATCTAATTGATGATAAAGATGTCATTACTCTTTACATAAAATATTCTAATCTAGCATCCCTTGTTATACCATTCAGTTATTTGTATTTCAAAAAATTAGTAACTAACAATAAACCGTTTGAAAAAGAAGAATTATATCACTTTATCTTCCCTATTGGCTATTTTTTTATAACTCTTAAAGTTTCTAATTTTATCAGTCCTAGATATCCCATTAAAATTATCATGTTTTTGTTTTTTCTAGCTTTCTTACTTACTTATATTATATTAAGTTATCATCTTCTTAAAAAAAATATTTGGAGCAGAAAGGAAGAAAATAAAACGATTAATAAACAATACATAAACACTTATAATTGGTCCTTATTTTTGTTTATAGCATTGATATTAGCCTCAACAAGGCTTTCAATTTCTTTATTTATTGAAACCTCTGAGAATAGCCCCTCAAAAGGTCTCAGCTACCAATGGATATCCTCTTTAATTTGGATAGCCATTTTAGTTAAAATATTAATCACTCCTGAAATTCTCTACGGCTACAAACTTCTGAATGAAAAATTAAAAGAAAACAGAAATTCGAATTTAAAGTTTAATGAAATTTGGCAATTGCAAGCTGCTTTTGATATTAACAATACGCAGCATCTGATTTTAAAAGAAAAAATAAATGATAATTTGCAATTTTACTTTGAAGAAATAGAGAGAATATCTGTTCAACATAATTTTTTTAGAGACTCAAAATTGACCCTAAGCGATTTGGCAACTGAACTACGGATTCCAAAAAGTCACCTTTCTTATTTATTCAAATACCACTCTACAGTTTCATTTTCTGAGTATAAAAAAGTCATCAGGATTCAAGATGCTATCAACCTTATTGAAAATGGTTATTTAAAGAATAATACGTTAGATTCTCTTTCCAAAAAAGTAGGTTTTACATCTTATAACCCATTTTTCACTAGCTTTAAAGAAACAACAGGTATGGCTCCTTTGGAGTATATGAATAAAATTAATTCAATTGTTTGA